A genomic region of Brevibacillus sp. JNUCC-41 contains the following coding sequences:
- a CDS encoding S9 family peptidase: MITFPKPDVEQFLRTFSIADFAVSPDEEHLVFSTNLSGKYNLWGMDLPNSFPYPLTTIDQSCQELIYDKKSRFIIAGFDQDGNENTQFYGIPLNGGTMKEIVQHENTRNFMPKLSNDSKKLYYTTSRGNPTFLNSYCLDLESGQEKLVLEGKDAATYLFGFSPDEETLLYYKHFANTNTLLYAKKGNEDILLTPPSEKQHTVNDGVFVSDSMIYLLTDYDSDFTYLASYNLETNKFNKVKELENESFTAIKYSKENQLLYITSQKGVEDQLYEFNLQNEDWRYIPVPCSVINKLEVTATGTLYLFGMSATKPHNIYKKTGDEWVSLTKYTVPGVDSDELVEPDIITYPSFDGLEIESLFFRAKKEIDNGEIIFWPHGGPQAAERKSFRASFQFFLNHGYSIFAPNFRGSTGYGLEFTKMVEGDWGNGPRLDNVAGLDWLINQGHAQKGNILLMGGSFGGYMALLLHGRHADYFKAVVDIFGPSNLFSFINSVPEEWKPVMDQWVGNPEKDKEKLIEYSPITYLESMIKPMLVIQGANDPRVVKAESDQIVKALKDKGRDVDYMLLEDEGHGFSKKENEIAVYQKILTFLKRFTAVTEKV, encoded by the coding sequence ATGATCACTTTTCCGAAACCTGATGTTGAGCAATTTTTACGAACCTTTTCCATTGCTGATTTTGCTGTAAGTCCAGATGAAGAACATCTGGTTTTCAGTACCAATTTGAGCGGCAAGTATAATTTATGGGGAATGGATTTGCCAAACTCCTTTCCTTATCCGCTTACAACCATTGATCAGAGCTGCCAAGAGCTGATATATGATAAGAAGAGCCGGTTTATAATTGCTGGTTTCGATCAAGACGGGAATGAAAATACCCAGTTTTACGGGATTCCTTTGAATGGCGGGACAATGAAGGAAATCGTCCAGCATGAAAATACACGTAATTTCATGCCAAAATTATCGAATGACAGTAAAAAGCTCTATTACACGACATCCAGAGGAAATCCTACCTTTCTAAATTCCTATTGTTTAGATTTAGAATCAGGACAGGAGAAGCTGGTACTCGAGGGAAAAGACGCAGCGACCTATTTATTTGGCTTCAGCCCAGATGAAGAAACCTTACTTTACTATAAACACTTTGCTAATACAAATACCCTTCTCTATGCAAAAAAAGGGAATGAAGATATCCTGCTCACTCCGCCCTCCGAGAAACAACATACAGTGAATGATGGTGTTTTTGTTTCGGATTCGATGATATATTTATTGACTGATTATGATTCGGACTTTACCTATTTGGCTTCATACAATCTTGAAACAAACAAATTCAATAAAGTTAAAGAATTGGAGAATGAGAGTTTTACTGCCATTAAATATAGTAAAGAGAATCAACTATTATATATAACTAGTCAAAAGGGTGTAGAAGATCAATTATATGAATTCAATCTGCAAAATGAAGATTGGAGATATATCCCCGTGCCGTGCAGCGTCATTAATAAACTTGAAGTTACTGCAACTGGAACGCTATACTTATTTGGCATGAGCGCAACAAAGCCTCATAACATCTATAAAAAAACAGGTGATGAGTGGGTATCATTAACTAAATATACTGTTCCTGGCGTCGATTCCGATGAATTGGTTGAACCGGACATCATTACATACCCTTCCTTTGATGGCCTGGAGATCGAATCGTTATTTTTTAGGGCAAAAAAGGAAATTGACAATGGTGAAATCATTTTTTGGCCACATGGAGGTCCTCAAGCGGCAGAACGGAAATCCTTTAGGGCATCATTTCAATTTTTCCTGAATCATGGTTACAGTATTTTTGCGCCAAACTTCCGCGGTTCGACTGGCTATGGTTTGGAATTCACAAAAATGGTGGAAGGAGATTGGGGAAATGGACCAAGACTTGATAATGTAGCCGGCCTTGATTGGCTCATTAACCAAGGGCATGCACAAAAAGGCAACATTCTATTGATGGGCGGAAGCTTCGGAGGGTATATGGCACTTTTGCTGCACGGACGACATGCGGATTATTTTAAAGCGGTTGTCGATATTTTCGGACCATCCAATCTTTTCTCATTTATCAATTCCGTACCAGAAGAGTGGAAACCAGTCATGGATCAATGGGTAGGAAATCCGGAAAAAGATAAAGAAAAACTAATCGAGTATTCGCCTATCACCTATTTAGAATCCATGATAAAGCCAATGCTTGTCATTCAAGGAGCAAATGATCCCCGTGTCGTCAAAGCAGAATCAGATCAAATCGTTAAAGCGTTGAAAGATAAAGGAAGAGATGTCGATTATATGCTTCTGGAAGATGAAGGACATGGATTTTCCAAAAAAGAAAATGAAATTGCCGTCTATCAAAAAATACTCACATTCTTAAAGCGATTCACAGCAGTAACAGAAAAAGTGTAA